A stretch of the Medicago truncatula cultivar Jemalong A17 chromosome 5, MtrunA17r5.0-ANR, whole genome shotgun sequence genome encodes the following:
- the LOC11423800 gene encoding kinesin-like protein KIN-7F — protein MGSVGGEEAMEEATKNHEERIQVSVRIRPLNDKEIARNDVSDWECINDTTIIYRNNISASERSLYPTAYSFDRVFRSDCSTRQVYQEAAKEVALSVVSGINSSIFAYGQTSSGKTYTMSGITDCTVADIFNYMGKHMEREFILKFSAIEIYNESVRDLLSADYTPLRLLDDPERGTVVEKLTEETIRDWNHFTELISFCETQRQIGETSLNEASSRSHQILRLTVESSAREFLGNDKCSSLSASVNFVDLAGSERASQTNSAGVRLKEGCHINRSLLTLGTVIRKLSKGRNGHIPFRDSKLTRILQSSLGGNARTAIICTMSPARSHVEQTRNTLFFASCAKEVETNAQVNVVVSDKALVKQLQKEVAKLESELRNSGPARPNSSDSTALLREKDQEIEMLKKEVKELTLQRDLAQVQIKDMLQEAGNNMSSLIGVESLGPRYPKLRVTNNWNFETRREEPNVLSIDCEESVRSFDASQYSDGHSISSDDNLFQLPDLEKDLMVRNSSPRLTITSIDAAQNDLDQQNIEDQDEQDYCKEVRCIELEEPITNQHTHTNSKYLRSNTYSDSSASSPRAKTDLPGLIVVDDVNKNDTDFCSSGLKEDKRVNHLREYFALPTPESSTPWLTENNRISSSSSSRPSRLSLSRSRSCKASLMKNLPSDWFEDDEEIQNTPPVGNEKDFAGRPEGFLKKVHTLNYNANAERNSMESSAADESGTNGLLTPKRKETENLKRLNLLADHEVPGIELDAIMSAKNVKDIGLDPMQADGENHSEWPLKFKRLQKEIIELWDACNVSLVHRTYFFLLFKGDPLDSIYLEVEHRRLLYLKQTFSQGNKTLQDGRTLTPETSMRYLRRERQMLCKQMQKKLSKYDREDLYMKWSIHLSSKHRRLQLAHHLWTDTNNIDHIRESAAVVAKLVGPVEPEQALKEMFGLNFAPRSTSRKSFSWSFTNSMRQIL, from the exons atgggttcTGTTGGAGGTGAAGAGGCAATGGAAGAGGCTACAAAAAATCATGAAGAAAGAATTCAAGTTTCGGTTCGAATTCGTCCTTTAAATGATAAGGAAATTGCAAGAAATGATGTATCTGATTGGGAATGTATCAATGATACTACCATTATATACAGGAATAACATTTCAGCTTCTGAAAGATCTCTCTATCCAACAGCATATTCATTTG ACAGAGTATTTAGATCAGATTGCTCCACAAGGCAGGTGTACCAAGAAGCAGCTAAGGAAGTTGCTCTTTCTGTTGTTAGTGGAATCAATt CAAGCATTTTTGCATATGGACAAACAAGCAGCGGAAAAACTTACACCATGAGCGGTATAACTGATTGTACTGTAGCAGACATTTTTAACTACATGGGAAAG CACATGGAGAGAGAATTCATTTTGAAGTTTTCGGCAATTGAGATTTACAACGAATCTGTTAGGGATCTGCTTAGTGCAGATTATACTCCTCTTAGACTTCTTGATGATCCTGAG AGAGGGACAGTTGTTGAGAAGCTTACTGAGGAAACTATTAGAGATTGGAACCATTTTACAGAACTCATTTCTTTCTGTGAAA CTCAAAGGCAGATAGGAGAGACATCACTGAATGAAGCAAGCTCTAGATCTCATCAGATTCTTAGACTG ACAGTTGAAAGTTCAGCGCGCGAATTTCTTGGAAATGACAAGTGCAGCTCTCTTTCTGCTTCAGTG AATTTTGTTGATCTAGCTGGAAGTGAAAGGGCATCCCAAACCAATTCAGCCGGGGTAAGGTTGAAAGAAGGTTGCCATATAAATCGTAGTTTATTAACTCTAGGAACTGTTATCCGCAAACTCAG CAAGGGAAGAAATGGACATATTCCTTTCAGAGATTCAAAGCTAACGCGCATATTGCAATCATCATTAGGAGGCAATGCTAGAACTGCAATCATCTGCACCATGAGCCCTGCGCGGAGCCATGTTGAACAAACCCGAAACACTCTCTTCTTTGCAAGTTGTGCTAAAGAAGTTGAAACTAATGCACAAGTCAATGTAGTGGTATCTGATAAAGCACTAGTCAAGCAATTACAAAAGGAGGTGGCTAAACTCGAAAGTGAATTGAGAAATTCAGGACCAGCACGCCCTAATAGTTCTGATTCTACAGCATTATTGAGAGAGAAAGACCAAGAAATTGAGATG TTAAAGAAAGAGGTGAAGGAGCTAACCTTGCAGCGCGACCTTGCACAAGTTCAAATCAAGGACATGCTCCAAGAGGCTGGAAATAACATGTCTAGTTTAATAGGAGTG GAGAGTTTAGGTCCTCGGTATCCCAAATTACGCGTGACAAATAATTGGAACTTCGAAACTCGAAGAGAGGAACCAAATGTATTAAGTATTGACTGTGAAGAAAGTGTTAGGTCCTTTGATGCATCTCAATATTCAGATGGACATAGTATTAGTTCTGATGATAATTTGTTCCAACTCCCTGACCTTGAAAAGGATCTCATGGTTAGAAATTCTTCACCAAGGCTTACAATTACAAGCATTGATGCTGCACAGAATGATTTGGATCAGCAGAACATTGAAGATCAAGATGAACAGGATTATTGTAAAGAAGTTAGGTGCATTGAGTTAGAAGAGCCTATCACAAATCAACATACACACACAAACTCAAAATATTTAAGATCAAATACATATAGTGATTCTAGTGCATCATCTCCTCGCGCAAAGACAGATTTGCCAGGACTGATTGTAGTTGATGATGTGAACAAAAACGATACGGATTTTTGTTCATCTGGTTTAAAGGAAGACAAAAGAGTGAACCATTTGCGTGAATATTTTGCTCTTCCGACTCCCGAAAGTAGTACTCCTTGGCTGACAGAAAATAATAGAATTAGTTCTAGTTCTAGTTCTAGACCATCGAGGTTGAGCTTGAGCCGAAGTAGAAGTTGTAAAGCTAGTCTCATGAAGAATTTACCTTCTGATTGGTTTGAAGATGATGAGGAAATTCAGAATACACCTCCAGTAGGGAATGAAAAAGACTTTGCTGGAAGACCTGAGGGATTTCTGAAGAAGGTTCATACACTAAATTATAATGCAAATGCTGAGAGGAATTCTATGGAAAGTTCTGCTGCTGATGAAAGTGGGACCAATGGTCTTTTAACTCCAAAAAGAAAGGAAACAGAAAATCTTAAGAGATTGAATTTACTGGCTGACCATGAG GTTCCTGGGATAGAATTGGATGCCATTATGTCTGCAAAGAATGTAAAAGATATTGGTTTGGACCCAATGCAAGCTGATGGAGAAAATCATTCAGAGTGGCCATTGAAATTTAAGAGGCTTCAAAAGGAGATTATTGAACTATGGGATGCTTGTAATGTTTCATTGGTTCATAGGACTTACTTTTTCCTTCTCTTCAAAGGAGATCCATTAGATTCTATTTATTTGGAGGTAGAGCACAGAAGGCTATTATATCTTAAGCAAACTTTTTCACAAGGCAATAAAACTCTACAAGATGGAAGAACCCTTACCCCTGAAACAAG CATGAGATATCTAAGAAGAGAGAGGCAGATGTTGTGCAAGCAAATGCAGAAAAAGCTATCAAAATATGATAGAGAGGACTTATACATGAAATGGAGCATTCACTTGAGTTCAAAACATAGGAGGTTACAGTTAGCACATCATCTATGGACTGACACAAACAACATTGATCACATTAGAGAGAGTGCAGCAGTTGTTGCCAAACTGGTTGGTCCAGTAGAGCCAGAACAAGCTCTTAAGGAAATGTTTGGGCTCAATTTTGCTCCAAGGTCCACAAGTAGGAAATCTTTTAGTTGGTCTTTCACAAACAGTATGAGGCAGATTTTGTGA
- the LOC11420537 gene encoding LOW QUALITY PROTEIN: probable LRR receptor-like serine/threonine-protein kinase At4g36180 (The sequence of the model RefSeq protein was modified relative to this genomic sequence to represent the inferred CDS: inserted 1 base in 1 codon; deleted 1 base in 1 codon; substituted 3 bases at 3 genomic stop codons) gives MHTHTLLIILLLCAPFLSYAVTVTVTEIQILTSFKLNLHDPLGALDGXGSIFTGSTMRLARRCLXQPPCHXASSPSSSTRWXTQEHLGELRMLRKLSLRSNFFNGTIPRTLSKCKLLRFLFLQDNQFSGDIPPEIGNLTGLMILNVAQNHLTGTVPSSLPVGLKYLDVSSNAFSGEIPVTVGNLSLLQLVNLSYNQFSGEIPARFGELQKLQFLWLDHNFLGGTLPSALANCSSLVHLSAEGNSLSGVIPSAISALPMLQVMSLSHNNLTGSIPASVFCNVSVHAPSLRIVQLGFNGFTDFVGVETNTCFSVLQVLDIQHNSIRGTFPLWLTNVTTLSVLDLSSNALSGEIPRQIGNLAGLMELKVANNSFNGVIPVELMKCKSLSVVDFEGNKFAGEVPTFFGNVKGLKVLSLGGNQFIGSVPASFGNLSLLETLSLRSNRLNGTMPEMIMSLSNLTTLDLSDNKFNGEIYDSIGNLNRLTVLNLSGNDFSGKISSSLGNLFRLTTLDLSKQNLSGELPFELSGLPNLQVIALQENRLSGVVPEGFSSLMSLQSVNLSSNAFSGQIPENYGFLRSLVVLSLSHNRITGTIPSEIGNSSAIEVLELGSNSLSGQIPTDLSRLTHLKVLDLGGNKLTGDMPGDISKCLSLTTLLVDHNHLGGVVPGSLSNLSKLAMLDLSANNLSGEIPSNFSMMPDLVYFNVSGNNLEGKIPQTMGSRFNNPSLFADNQGLCGKPLESKCEGTDNRDKKRLIVLVIIIAIGAFLLVLFCCFYIIGLWRWRKKLKEKVSGEKKKSPARASSGASGGRGSSENGGPKLVMFNTKVTLAETIEATRQFDEENVLSRTRYGLVFKACYNDGMVLSIRRLPDGSLDENMFRKEAESLGKIKHRNLTVLRGYYAGPPDMRLLAYDYMPNGNLATLLQEASHQDGHVLNWPMRHLIALGIARGLAFIHQSTMVHGDVKPQNVLFDADFEAHLSDFGLERLTVPASASGEAASTSTSVGTLGYVSPEAILTSEITKESDVYSFGIVLLELLTGKRPVMFTQDEDIVKWVKKQLQRGQITELLEPGLLELDPESSEWEEFLLGVKVGLLCTAPDPLDRPTMSDIVFMLEGCRVGPDIPSSADPTSQHSPA, from the exons ATGCATACTCATACACTTCTCATCATTCTCTTACTCTGCGCACCATTCTTATCCTACGCCGTAACCGTCACCGTCACCGAGATCCAAATCCTAACTTCGTTTAAGCTCAACCTCCATGATCCTCTCGGAGCACTCGACG TGGGATCCATCTTCACCGGAAGCACCATGCGACTGGCGCGGCGTTGCTTGTAACAACCACCGTGTCACTGAGCTTCGTCTCCCTCGTCTTCAACTCGCTGGTAAACTCAG GAACATCTTGGCGAGTTACGCATGTTGAGGAAGTTAAGCCTCCGTTCCAATTTCTTCAACGGAACCATTCCGAGAACGCTTTCGAAATGCAAGCTTTtgaggtttttgtttttgcaagaTAATCAATTTTCTGGTGATATTCCGCCGGAGATCGGAAACCTCACTGGTCTAATGATTCTAAATGTTGCTCAAAATCACCTCACCGGAACTGTTCCAAGTTCGCTTCCGGTTGGTCTTAAGTATCTTGACGTATCGTCGAATGCGTTCTCCGGTGAGATTCCGGTGACCGTTGGTAATTTATCTCTTCTGCAACTTGTCAACCTTTCGTATAATCAATTCTCCGGTGAGATTCCGGCGAGGTTTGGTGAGCTTCAGAAACTGCAATTTCTATGGCTTGATCATAACTTTCTCGGAGGAACACTACCTTCTGCACTTGCAAATTGTTCTTCGCTGGTGCATTTGAGTGCTGAAGGAAATTCACTTTCCGGCGTGATTCCGTCGGCGATTTCGGCGCTTCCGATGCTTCAGGTGATGTCACTTTCTCACAATAATCTTACTGGATCAATTCCTGCTTCGGTTTTTTGCAATGTTTCGGTCCACGCGCCGTCGTTGAGAATAGTACAGCTTGGATTCAATGGTTTCACGGATTTCGTTGGAGTTGAAACCAACACGTGTTTCAGTGTTCTTCAGGTTTTGGATATTCAACATAATAGCATAAGAGGCACGTTTCCCTTGTGGTTAACCAATGTAACTACTTTGTCAGTGCTTGATCTTTCGAGTAATGCACTTTCCGGCGAGATTCCGCGGCAAATAGGAAATCTTGCCGGGTTGATGGAGTTAAAGGTGGCTAATAATTCATTCAATGGTGTTATTCCTGTGGAATTAATGAAATGTAAGTCCCTTAGTGTTGTTGATTTTGAAGGAAACAAATTTGCCGGTGAAGTTCCCACATTTTTCGGCAATGTGAAGGGGCTCAAGGTTTTATCACTTGGTGGAAATCAATTCATTGGTTCAGTTCCGGCGAGTTTTGGTAACCTTTCTTTACTTGAAACATTGAGTTTGAGAAGTAATAGATTAAATGGAACTATGCCTGAGATGATAATGAGTTTGAGCAATTTGACAACTTTGGATCTTAGTGATAACAAGTTTAATGGTGAAATTTATGATAGTATTGGGAATTTGAATAGATTAACGGTTCTCAATTTGAGTGGTAATGACTTCTCTGGGAAAATTTCTTCTAGTTTGGGAAATCTTTTCAGGCTAACTACACTTGATTTGAGCAAACAGAATCTCTCTGGAGAGTTACCATTTGAGCTCTCTGGGTTACCGAATCTGCAAGTTATTGCTCTGCAGGAGAACAGGTTATCTGGTGTAGTGCCTGAAGGGTTCAGCAGTTTGATGAGTTTGCAATCTGTGAATCTCAGTTCTAATGCTTTTTCTGGGCAAATTCCTGAGAACTATGGTTTTCTTCGATCGTTGGTTGTTCTTTCGTTGTCTCATAATCGAATTACAGGAACCATTCCTTCAGAAATTGGAAACAGCTCTGCTATTGAAGTTCTTGAGCTTGGGTCGAATTCATTGTCAGGTCAGATTCCTACCGATCTCTCTCGCCTTACCCATTTGAAAGTGCTTGATTTGGGTGGTAACAAGTTAACTGGGGATATGCCTGGGGATATCTCCAAATGTTTGTCATTAACCACATTGTTAGTAGATCACAACCATCTTGGAGGTGTCGTACCAGGATCATTGTCAAATCTATCAAAGCTAGCAATGCTAGATCTCTCTGCTAACAATTTGAGTGGTGAAATTCCTAGTAACTTTTCTATGATGCCTGATTTGGTGTATTTCAATGTGTCGGGGAACAATTTGGAAGGCAAGATACCACAAACTATGGGATCACGGTTCAACAACCCTTCTTTATTTGCTGATAATCAGGGTTTATGTGGGAAGCCATTGGAATCAAAGTGTGAAGGTACAGACAATAGGGACAAAAAGAGGTTGATTGTGTTGGTCATCATCATTGCAATAGGAGCTTTCTTATTAGTTCTGTTTTGCTGTTTTTACATCATCGGCTTATGGAGATGGCGCAAGAAGCTCAAAGAAAAGGTTTCTGGGGAGAAGAAAAAGAGTCCTGCAAGAGCAAGTTCAGGTGCAAGTGGAGGCCGTGGTAGCAGTGAAAATGGTGGGCCAAAACTCGTAATGTTCAACACCAAAGTCACACTTGCTGAAACAATTGAAGCCACAAGACAATTCGACGAAGAGAATGTACTCAGCAGAACAAGGTATGGATTAGTATTCAAGGCCTGCTACAATGATGGAATGGTCCTTTCCATTCGGAGGCTCCCTGATGGATCATTAGACGAGAACATGTTCAGAAAAGAAGCTGAATCACTAGGCAAAATAAAGCACAGAAATTTAACCGTTCTCAGAGGTTACTATGCAGGACCACCAGATATGAGACTCTTGGCCTACGATTACATGCCCAATGGAAACCTTGCAACACTCCTCCAAGAAGCTTCTCACCAAGATGGTCATGTTCTAAATTGGCCAATGAGACACCTCATTGCACTAGGAATCGCCCGTGGATTAGCCTTCATACATCAATCCACAATGGTCCATGGCGACGTAAAACCtcaaaatgttttatttgacGCGGATTTTGAGGCCCATTTATCCGATTTCGGGTTAGAAAGACTAACAGTACCCGCATCAGCATCAGGAGAAGCAGCCTCCACTTCAACATCAGTTGGCACATTGGGTTATGTTTCACCAGAAGCAATCTTAACCAGCGAAATCACGAAAGAGTCCGATGTTTACAGCTTTGGCATTGTGTTGTTGGAACTACTAACAGGAAAGAGACCAGTAATGTTCACACAAGACGAAGACATTGTGAAGTGGGTGAAGAAACAACTTCAAAGGGGTCAAATAACAGAGTTACTTGAACCTGGTTTACTTGAATTAGACCCAGAATCATCAGAATGGGAAGAGTTTTTACTAGGTGTGAAAGTTGGTTTGCTTTGCACAGCACCAGATCCTCTTGATCGACCAACCATGTCCGACATTGTTTTCATGCTCGAAGGCTGTCGTGTTGGTCCTGACATCCCATCCTCAGCTGATCCCACCTCTCAACATTCTCCAGCATAA